From the genome of Gracilinanus agilis isolate LMUSP501 chromosome 2, AgileGrace, whole genome shotgun sequence, one region includes:
- the C2H2orf50 gene encoding uncharacterized protein C2orf50 homolog, translating to MGSRPSPAFQSATLAGHRKQSPRPLDSALASTPSLRRMPAGISPLRTQGAQAREAEQANQVFQDNLWRELLEAENRSNRLWIQNWSFLKDYDPMGNKKEHPKLPEYISLFSDTVPSTANQVIGSRVNTELGKKIASMDFFFTEGNRKKKPNNDFQTI from the exons ATGGGGAGCCGCCCTTCTCCAGCATTCCAGAGCGCCACATTAGCTGGCCACAGGAAGCAGTCACCCAGGCCTCTTGACTCAGCCTTGGCCTCAACCCCTTCTCTCCGGAGGATGCCAGCAGGCATCAGCCCCCTCAGGACACAGGGCGCCCAAGCCCGGGAGGCTGAGCAGGCAAACCAGGTCTTTCAGGACAACCTGTGGAGAGAGCTGCTGGAGGCTGAGAATAGGAGCAACAGACTCTG GATTCAAAATTGGAGTTTTTTGAAAGACTATGATCCAATG GGTAATAAAAAGGAGCATCCAAAGCTACCAGAATACATCTCTTTATTTTCTGACACAGTTCCCAGTACTGCTAATCAAGTCATTGGCAGTAGGGTGAATACAGAACTAGGGAAGAAGATAGCAAGCATGGATTTCTTCTTCACTGAAGGAAATCGTAAGAAGAAACCTAACAATGATTTTCAAACCATCTAG